A single region of the Triticum dicoccoides isolate Atlit2015 ecotype Zavitan chromosome 2B, WEW_v2.0, whole genome shotgun sequence genome encodes:
- the LOC119362047 gene encoding proline-rich protein 4-like: MAAPRALVLGFLLAIAVANAEAASVVVGLAKCADCTMKNIKAEEAFKGLQVAIKCKNNAGDYESKAVGALDRTGAFSVPLAADLHGADCVAQLHSAASNAPCSGQEPSKIVPVSEGTTFGVVAGAKTDTVASPECASATLCGPIKKHIIEHFHHKKPVPPKPEPKPQPHPDYGPVPKPEPKPKPHPDYHPVPPTPTYGGGGGGGGGYHGHH, encoded by the exons ATGGCAGCTCCGAGAGCACTCGTCCTCGGCTTCCTGCTGGCCATCGCCGTCGCCAACGCCGAGGCGGCCTCGGTCGTGGTCGGCTTGGCCAAGTGCGCCGACTGCACCATGAAGAACATCAAGGCCGAGGAAGCCTTCAAGG GTCTTCAGGTGGCGATCAAGTGCAAGAACAACGCTGGTGACTACGAGAGCAAGGCGGTGGGTGCCCTCGACCGCACCGGTGCCTTCAGCGTGCCCCTCGCCGCCGACCTCCACGGCGCCGACTGCGTTGCGCAGCTCCACAGCGCCGCCTCCAACGCGCCATGCTCGGGCCAGGAGCCATCCAAGATCGTACCGGTGTCTGAGGGCACCACCTTCggtgtcgtcgccggcgccaagacGGACACGGTGGCATCGCCAGAGTGCGCGTCCGCGACCCTGTGCGGGCCGATCAAGAAGCACATCATCGAGCACTTCCATCACAAGAAGCCCGtgccgcccaagccggagcccaagcccCAGCCCCACCCGGACTACGGCCCCGTGCCCAAGCCCGAACCCAAGCCGAAGCCCCACCCGGACTATCACCCCGTCCCTCCCACGCCCActtacggcggcggcggtggcggtggcggtggatacCACGGACACCACTGA
- the LOC119362049 gene encoding uncharacterized protein LOC119362049, giving the protein MAAPRALVLAVMLAVAVANAEAASVVVGLAKCADCTRKNIKTEEAFKGLHVAIKCKNVDGEYESKAVGALDGSGAFSVPLAADLHGADCVAQLHSAASNAPCSGQEPSKIVPVSEGTTFGVIAGAKTNALASPECASTTLCGPIKKHIIEHFHHKKPVPPKPEPKPQSHPDYHPVPKPEPEPKPHPHPDYHPVPPTPTYGGGGGGGYHGHH; this is encoded by the exons ATGGCAGCTCCGAGAGCACTCGTCCTCGCCGTCATGCTGGCGGTTGCTGTTGCCAACGCCGAGGCGGCGTCCGTCGTCGTCGGACTGGCCAAGTGCGCTGATTGCAccaggaagaacatcaagaccgagGAAGCCTTCAAGG GTCTCCATGTGGCGATCAAGTGCAAGAACGTCGACGGCGAGTACGAGAGCAAGGCGGTAGGTGCCCTTGACGGCAGCGGCGCCTTCAGCGTGCCCCTGGCCGCCGACCTCCACGGCGCCGACTGCGTCGCGCAGCTCCACAGCGCCGCCTCCAACGCGCCGTGCTCCGGCCAGGAGCCATCCAAGATCGTGCCGGTGTCCGAGGGCACCACCTTCGGTGTCATCGCCGGTGCCAAGACGAACGCGCTGGCATCACCAGAGTGCGCGTCCACGACCCTGTGTGGGCCGATCAAGAAGCACATCATCGAGCACTTCCATCACAAGAAGCCCGtgccgcccaagccggagcccaagcccCAGTCCCACCCTGACTACCACCCTGTGCCCAAGcccgagcccgagcccaagccgcaTCCCCACCCGGACTACCACCCCGTCCCTCCCACGCCCACctacggcggtggcggtggcggtggatacCACGGACACCACTGA
- the LOC119362050 gene encoding proline-rich protein 2-like, translating into MVAPRALVLAVLLALAFANAEAASVVVGLAKCADCTRKNLKAEEAFKGLQVAIKCKNVHGEYESKAVGGLDGTGAFSVPLAADLHGADCVAQLHSAASNEPCSGQEPSKIVPASEGTTFSIVAGDSIATRSAASPECASMTLCGPIKKHIIEHFHHKQPVPPKPEPKPQPHPDYHPVPKPQPHPDYHPVPPTPTYGGGGGGGGGGYHGHH; encoded by the exons ATGGTGGCTCCGAGAGCACTCGTCCTCGCCGTCCTGCTGGCGCTCGCCTTCGCCAACGCCGAGGCAGCGTCGGTCGTCGTCGGCCTGGCCAAGTGCGCCGATTGCACCAGGAAGAACCTCAAGGCCGAGGAGGCCTTCAAGG GTCTCCAGGTGGCGATCAAGTGCAAGAACGTCCACGGCGAGTACGAGAGCAAGGCGGTGGGCGGCCTCGACGGCACCGGTGCCTTCAGCGTTCCCCTGGCGGCCGACCTCCACGGCGCTGACTGCGTCGCTCAGCTCCACAGCGCCGCCTCCAACGAGCCGTGCTCCGGCCAGGAGCCATCCAAGATCGTGCCTGCTTCCGAGGGAACCACCTTCAGCATCGTCGCCGGCGACAGCATTGCCACGCGGTCTGCAGCGTCGCCAGAGTGCGCGTCCATGACCTTGTGCGGGCCGATCAAGAAGCACATCATCGAGCATTTCCACCACAAGCAGCCCGtgccgcccaagccggagcccaagcccCAGCCCCATCCTGACTATCACCCCGTGCCCAAGCCGCAGCCCCACCCGGACTACCACCCCGTCCCTCCCACgcccacctacggcggcggcggcggcggcggcggcggtggataccATGGACACCACTAG
- the LOC119367058 gene encoding putative NAC domain-containing protein 94, producing the protein MESRDDVKSDEILMPGFRFHPTDEELVSFYLKKKIQQKPISIELIRQLDIYKFDPWDLPKLASTGGETEWYFYCPRDRKYRNSARPNRVTAAGFWKATGTDRPIYSSEDTRCVGLKKSLVFYKGRAARGIKTDWMMHEFRLPSLADTSLPKSRPIDKNIPLNDSWTICRIFKKTSSMAAQRALSHTWGAPLPGATEQDLFSALQPVQALHFASESSSSSLQVAAALPSNQFNGNYGFQGQHQQFLKPSNTREDGSSCKVISFNCGPSLQVLKGPIVLPFQTQPPSQKPVHVAPPLFFDTQSGQPEQITGFATGSSADVNADMSCRDQESATTKHGNTFSMNSEREDVGLGRLNFPFDLGAGSSDDWECNIPWESFLSPTVPAEITQY; encoded by the exons ATGGAGAGCAGAGATGATGTCAAATCAGATGAGATCCTCATGCCTGGGTTCCGGTTCCATCCTACCGATGAAGAGCTGGTTAGTTTCTACCTCAAGAAGAAGATCCAGCAGAAGCCCATCTCTATTGAGCTCATCAGGCAGCTGGACATCTACAAGTTTGATCCATGGGACCTCCCAA AGCTTGCGAGCACCGGCGGTGAGACGGAGTGGTACTTCTACTGCCCAAGGGACCGCAAATATCGCAACAGTGCGAGGCCAAACCGGGTCACAGCAGCTGGGTTCTGGAAAGCCACGGGAACAGATAGGCCAATTTACTCCTCCGAGGACACCAGGTGCGTAGGCCTGAAGAAGTCCCTTGTCTTCTACAAAGGCAGAGCAGCAAGAGGGATCAAAACCGACTGGATGATGCACGAGTTCAGGCTCCCTTCACTCGCCGATACGTCACTTCCCAAGAGTAGGCCGATCGACAAGAACATCCCGCTCAAT GACTCTTGGACCATATGTAGGATCTTCAAGAAGACAAGTTCGATGGCGGCGCAACGGGCGCTATCTCACACTTGGGGGGCTCCATTGCCTGGGGCAACTGAGCAAGATCTCTTCTCCGCCCTGCAACCGGTGCAAGCTTTACATTTTGCTTCAGAGAGCTCCTCCAGCTCATTGCAAGTTGCTGCTGCGCTACCATCAAATCAGTTCAACGGCAATTATGGCTTTCAGGGACAGCACCAGCAGTTTCTGAAACCCAGCAACACACGGGAGGATGGCTCATCATGCAAGGTcataagcttcaactgtggtccatCTCTGCAAGTCCTGAAAGGCCCCATCGTCTTGCCATTCCAAACACAGCCGCCATCACAGAAGCCTGTGCACGTTGCGCCACCGCTCTTCTTCGACACGCAGTCTGGGCAGCCTGAGCAGATTACTGGCTTTGCGACTGGTTCTTCTGCAGATGTAAATGCCGACATGAGCTGCAGGGACCAAGAGTCAGCCACAACGAAGCATGGCAATACTTTCAGCATGAACAGTGAGCGGGAGGATGTAGGTCTGGGGAGACTCAACTTCCCATTCGATTTAGGAGCAGGCTCTTCAGATGACTGGGAGTGCAACATACCTTGGGAATCCTTTCTTAGCCCAACAGTCCCTGCTGAGATCACACAGTACTAG
- the LOC119367059 gene encoding putative NAC domain-containing protein 94, whose protein sequence is MEGTDDVKSDEILMPGFRFHPTDEELVSFYLKKKIQQKPISIELIRQLDIYKFDPWDLPKLANTGGETEWYFYCPRDRKYRNSARPNRVTAAGFWKATGTDRPIYSSKGTRCVGLKKSLVFYKGRAARGIKTDWMMHEFRLPSLADPSLPKRPIDKTIPLNDSWTICRIFKKTSSMAAQRALTHTWEPPLPGATKQDLFSAMQASHFPSESCSNSLQVAAAAPSSQFDSKYGFQGQQQFQKPNSTQEGGSSCKVISFNCSPSPQVLKGPIILPFQTQPPSQKPMLHTAPPLFFEAQFGQPEQITGFVTASSEDIDDEMSCRDQESSTMKHGDTFRMKNEWDAPGRLNFPFDLGADSSDDWECNIPWESFLSPTVPAEITQY, encoded by the exons ATGGAGGGCACAGATGATGTCAAATCAGATGAGATCCTCATGCCCGGGTTCCGGTTCCATCCTACAGATGAAGAGCTGGTGAGTTTCTACCTCAAGAAGAAGATCCAGCAGAAGCCCATCTCCATCGAACTCATCAGGCAGCTGGACATCTACAAGTTTGATCCATGGGACCTCCCAA AGCTTGCGAACACCGGCGGTGAGACAGAGTGGTACTTCTACTGCCCAAGGGACCGGAAATATCGAAACAGCGCGAGGCCAAACCGAGTTACAGCAGCTGGGTTCTGGAAGGCCACAGGAACAGATAGGCCGATTTACTCCTCCAAGGGCACAAGGTGTGTAGGCCTGAAGAAGTCACTTGTCTTCTACAAAGGCAGAGCAGCAAGAGGAATCAAAACCGACTGGATGATGCATGAGTTCAGGCTTCCTTCGCTTGCTGATCCATCACTTCCCAAGAGACCAATCGACAAGACCATCCCACTCAAC GACTCTTGGACCATATGTAGGATCTTCAAGAAGACCAGCTCGATGGCGGCGCAACGGGCGCTGACtcacacttgggagcctccattgcCTGGGGCAACTAAGCAAGATCTCTTCTCCGCCATGCAAGCTTCTCATTTTCCTTCAGAGAGCTGCTCCAACTCATTGCAAGTTGCAGCTGCGGCACCATCAAGTCAGTTCGACAGCAAATATGGCTTCCAAGGACAACAGCAGTTTCAGAAACCCAACAGCACACAGGAGGGTGGCTCTTCATGCAAGGTCATAAGCTTCAACTGCAGTCCATCTCCACAAGTCCTGAAAGGCCCCATCATCTTGCCATTCCAAACACAGCCGCCATCACAGAAGCCCATGCTGCACACTGCACCACCGCTCTTCTTCGAGGCGCAGTTTGGGCAGCCTGAGCAGATCACTGGATTTGTGACTGCTTCTTCTGAAGATATAGATGACGAGATGAGCTGCAGGGACCAAGAGTCATCCACAATGAAGCATGGTGATACTTTCCGCATGAAGAATGAGTGGGACGCTCCGGGGAGACTCAACTTCCCATTCGATTTAGGAGCAGACTCTTCAGATGACTGGGAGTGCAACATACCTTGGGAATCCTTTCTTAGCCCAACAGTCCCTGCTGAGATCACACAGTATTAG
- the LOC119367060 gene encoding protein FEZ-like yields MEGRDDVKSDEILLPGFRFHPTDEELVSFYLKKKIQQKPISIELIKQQDIYKFDPWDLPKLASTSSETEWYFYCPRDRKYHNSARPNRVTAAGFWKATGTDRPIYSSEGTRCVGLKKSLVFYKGRAARGIKTDWMMHEFRLPSFTDPSLPKRPIDKNIPLNDSWTICRIFKKTGSMATQRALSHAWGAPLPGATEQPMQASHFASESSTRSLQVAAVAPSSQFISFNCGPSPQVLKGPTILPFQTQASSHKPVLHTAPPPLFFDAHFGQPEQDAGFVTGSSADVNASMSCRDQESSTTKHGGKFRSMNNEWEAPGRLDFPFGLVADSSDDWECNIPWESFLSPTVPAEISQH; encoded by the exons ATGGAGGGCAGAGATGATGTCAAATCAGATGAGATCCTCCTGCCTGGGTTCCGGTTCCATCCTACCGACGAAGAGCTGGTTAGTTTCTACCTCAAGAAGAAGATCCAGCAGAAGCCCATCTCCATCGAGCTCATCAAGCAGCAGGACATCTACAAGTTCGATCCATGGGACCTCCCAA AGCTTGCGAGCACCAGCAGTGAGACAGAGTGGTACTTCTACTGCCCAAGGGACCGCAAATATCACAACAGCGCGAGGCCAAACCGGGTCACAGCAGCTGGGTTCTGGAAAGCCACAGGAACAGATAGGCCAATTTACTCCTCCGAGGGCACCAGGTGTGTAGGCCTGAAGAAGTCCCTTGTCTTCTACAAAGGCAGAGCCGCAAGAGGGATCAAAACCGACTGGATGATGCATGAGTTCAGGCTTCCTTCTTTCACCGATCCATCACTTCCCAAGAGACCGATCGACAAGAACATCCCGCTTAAT GACTCTTGGACCATATGCAGAATTTTCAAGAAGACCGGTTCGATGGCGACACAACGGGCACTGTCTCATGCTTGGGGTGCTCCATTGCCTGGGGCAACTGAGCAACCGATGCAAGCTTCACATTTTGCTTCGGAGAGCTCCACCCGCTCATTGCaagttgcagcagtggcaccatcaAGTCAGTTcataagtttcaactgtggtccatCTCCGCAAGTCCTCAAAGGTCCCACCATCTTGCCATTCCAAACACAGGCGTCATCACACAAGCCCGTGCTGCACACTGCGCCACCACCGCTCTTCTTCGATGCGCACTTTGGGCAGCCTGAGCAGGACGCTGGATTTGTGACTGGTTCTTCTGCAGATGTAAATGCCAGCATGAGCTGCAGGGACCAAGAGTCATCCACAACGAAGCATGGCGGTAAATTCAGGAGCATGAACAATGAGTGGGAAGCTCCGGGGAGACTCGACTTCCCATTCGGTTTAGTAGCAGACTCTTCGGATGACTGGGAGTGCAACATACCTTGGGAATCCTTTCTTAGCCCAACAGTCCCTGCTGAGATCTCACAGCACTAG
- the LOC119362051 gene encoding pentatricopeptide repeat-containing protein At1g10270-like, whose product MAALLRRLLLLRRLALPHSQPQPRLLPHTTALTPHPALAPALLAPSRGFSFSSAEEAAAERRRRKRRLRIEPPLHALRRDPSAPPPPRDPNAPRLPDTTSSLVGPRLSLHNRVQSLIRSGDLDGASAAARAAVSSRVRPTVFTCNAVAASMGRAGRHDDAVALFDFFFRRSGIVPNVVSYNTLILAHCEAGRVDEALRAYQEMLDGATSFSPSAVSYRHLTKGLVAAQRIQEALELLHSMYHRGQGADSIVYKNLIDGYIGLDDWDKAFELFAELTEKATVYDGVVHTSFMEGYWKKGMDKEAMENYKSLLDRNFKMTPATCNVLLETLFKHDKHKEANDLWETMIDNHSPPSFIGMNSESYNVMVNQCFKEGRFQDAIEVFHRQPRRNVQMDVGCFNNIIGKLCEKGMLAEAEKLFEEMESKSVLPDVYTYTFLVDLCFKEGRVDDTIQYFYKMADGREHGPKFNIGFFNRMFEGLSQAGRIDDALKVYGRMADKEIKPNTTTFEILVNALCKEGELDRALDLVRDMARGGVVATPEFRESVGEIFKNADRHEEIEKAFEEKPVPLPPQPRPEVRPRSSPQGLPGFASNQTRGSYTPNQGQPGYGSPQPFQPGNGASQVRQPEWMSPKLQQPVSGNQQVEKTDVGASNKWQHGISSQEKQPGIALPQDGQQPEFGTSRPWQQTVGAPQVQQPNFGSAAPVQPGFGSRPQQPPHGSHETQHPGFGTSRPWQTGYGAHQAQQPGHGAHQAQQPGYGAHQAQQPGHGAHQAQQPGYGAHQAQQPGYGAHQAHQPGYGAHQAQQPGYGAHQAQQPGYGAHQAQQAGYGTHQAQQPGYGAQQAQQPRYGANQVQQPGYGAHQAQQPGYGAHQAQQPRYGAHQAQQPGYGTHQAQQPGYGAPQASRPSFGAPEAPRSSLGSAQSLPHYGRIGNEHDQLGSSRQGGPTFSTQAPQTAEAPDDMAVKYSQHY is encoded by the coding sequence ATGGCGGCGCTCCTccgccgtctcctcctcctccgccgcctcgccctgcCCCACTCCCAGCCCCAGCCCCGCCTCCTCCCCCACACCACCGCCCTAACCCCccacccggccctcgcccccgcgCTGCTCGCCCCCTCCCGCGGCTTCTCCTTCTCCTCCGCGGAGGAGGCCGCGgcggagcgccgccgccgcaagcGCCGCCTCCGCATCGAGCCCCCGCTCCACGCGCTCCGGCGGGACCCGTCCGCCCCGCCCCCGCCGCGGGACCCCAACGCGCCGCGCCTCCCCGACACCACCTCCTCCCTCGTCGGCCCGCGCCTCAGCCTCCACAACCGCGTGCAGTCCCTGATCCGCTCCGGCGACCTCGACGGGGCCTCGGcggccgcccgcgccgccgtcaGCTCCCGCGTCCgccccaccgtcttcacctgcaacgccgtcgccgcctccatgGGCCGCGCGGGCCGCCACGACGACGCCGTGGCCCTCTTCGACTTCTTCTTCCGCCGCTCTGGCATCGTCCCCAACGTCGTCTCCTACAACACCCTCATCCTCGCCCACTGCGAGGCCGGCCGCGTCGACGAGGCGCTCCGGGCCTACCAGGAGATGCTCGACGGCGCCACCTCCTTCTCCCCCTCCGCCGTCAGCTACCGCCACCTCACCAAGGGCCTCGTCGCCGCGCAACGCATCCAGGAGGCCCTCGAGCTCCTCCACAGCATGTACCACCGCGGCCAGGGCGCCGACTCCATTGTCTACAAGAACCTCATCGACGGCTACATCGGCCTCGACGACTGGGACAAGGCCTTCGAGCTCTTTgccgagctcaccgagaaggccaccgTGTATGACGGCGTCGTGCACACCAGCTTCATGGAGGGCTACTGGAAGAAAGGCATGGACAAGGAGGCCATGGAGAATTACAAGTCTCTGCTCGACAGGAACTTCAAGATGACGCCCGCCACCTGCAACGTTCTGCTCGAGACACTCTTCAAGCATGACAAGCACAAGGAGGCCAATGACCTGTGGGAGACCATGATTGACAACCACAGCCCGCCAAGCTTCATCGGCATGAACAGCGAGTCCTACAATGTCATGGTCAACCAGTGCTTCAAGGAGGGCAGGTTCCAGGATGCCATTGAGGTGTTCCACCGCCAGCCGAGGAGGAACGTCCAGATGGATGTCGGCTGCttcaacaacatcatcgggaagctCTGTGAGAAGGGGATGCTCGCAGAGGCAGAGAAGCTCTTCGAGGAGATGGAGAGCAAGTCGGTGCTTCCAGATGTGTACACCTACACTTTCCTGGTCGACTTGTGCTTCAAGGAAGGTCGTGTGGATGACACGATTCAGTACTTTTACAAAATGGCAGATGGGAGGGAGCACGGCCCAAAGTTCAACATCGGCTTTTTCAATAGAATGTTTGAAGGACTTTCACAAGCTGGCCGGATCGATGATGCCTTAAAGGTGTACGGAAGGATGGCTGACAAGGAGATCAAGCCCAACACAACCACATTTGAGATCCTGGTTAATGCACTGTGCAAGGAAGGGGAATTGGATAGAGCACTGGACCTGGTGAGGGACATGGCAAGGGGTGGTGTTGTCGCAACTCCTGAGTTCCGGGAGTCTGTCGGTGAGATTTTCAAGAATGCCGATCGGCACGAAGAGATcgagaaagcttttgaagaaaaacctGTGCCACTGCCTCCTCAGCCAAGACCAGAGGTTCGCCCTCGCAGTTCACCTCAGGGGTTGCCAGGATTTGCATCTAATCAGACACGGGGCAGCTACACACCTAACCAAGGCCAACCAGGTTATGGTTCTCCACAACCATTTCAGCCTGGCAATGGTGCATCTCAAGTGCGGCAACCTGAGTGGATGTCTCCTAAACTTCAGCAGCCTGTGTCTGGAAACCAACAAGTTGAAAAAACAGATGTTGGTGCTTCTAATAAATGGCAGCATGGTATTTCATCTCAAGAAAAACAACCTGGGATTGCCCTGCCTCAAGATGGACAACAGCCAGAGTTTGGTACCTCTCGCCCTTGGCAGCAAACAGTTGGTGCTCCTCAAGTGCAGCAACCTAATTTTGGCTCAGCTGCACCGGTGCAGCCTGGGTTTGGTAGTCGACCGCAGCAACCACCACATGGTTCTCATGAGACTCAACATCCTGGGTTTGGCACATCTCGTCCATGGCAGACAGGGTATGGCGCTCACCAAGCACAACAGCCAGGCCATGGCGCTCATCAAGCGCAACAGCCTGGGTATGGCGCTCATCAAGCACAACAGCCAGGCCATGGCGCTCATCAAGCGCAACAGCCTGGATATGGTGCTCATCAAGCGCAACAGCCTGGGTATGGTGCTCATCAAGCGCACCAGCCTGGGTATGGTGCTCATCAAGCGCAGCAGCCTGGATATGGTGCTCATCAAGCGCAGCAGCCTGGATATGGCGCCCATCAGGCGCAACAGGCCGGATATGGCACCCATCAGGCGCAACAGCCCGGGTATGGCGCCCAACAGGCGCAACAGCCCAGATATGGCGCCAATCAAGTACAACAGCCTGGGTATGGGGCTCATCAAGCACAACAGCCTGGGTATGGGGCTCATCAAGCGCAGCAGCCCAGGTATGGGGCTCATCAAGCGCAGCAGCCTGGGTATGGTACTCATCAAGCGCAGCAGCCTGGGTATGGTGCTCCTCAGGCATCACGGCCGTCATTTGGTGCCCCTGAAGCACCACGGTCTAGTTTGGGCTCTGCTCAGAGTCTCCCACACTATGGCCGCATAGGAAATGAGCATGATCAGCTTGGATCTTCTCGTCAAGGTGGACCAACATTTAGCACTCAGGCACCACAGACTGCTGAGGCCCCAGACGACATGGCGGTCAAATACAGTCAGCATTACTAG